One Prinia subflava isolate CZ2003 ecotype Zambia chromosome 17, Cam_Psub_1.2, whole genome shotgun sequence DNA segment encodes these proteins:
- the GPR139 gene encoding probable G-protein coupled receptor 139, whose translation MEHNHLHLHNGSLLAHHRYGCGLGYAPVVYYSLLLCLGLPANILTVIILSQLVARRQKSSYNYLLALAAADILVLFFIVFVDFLMEDFILNKQMPQVLDKIIEVLEFSSIHTSIWITVPLTIDRYIAVCHPLKYHTVSYPARTRKVIVSVYITCFLTSIPYYWWPNIWIEDYISTSMHHVLIWVHCFTVYLVPCSIFFILNSIIVYKLRRKSNFRLRGYSTGKTTAILFTITSIFAILWAPRIIMILYHLYVSPINNSWVVHIVSDIANMLALLNTAINFFLYCFISKRFRTMAAATLKAFFKCQKQPVQFYTNHNFSITSSPWISPANSHCIKMLVYQYDKNGKPIKISP comes from the exons ATGGAGCACAACCACCTCCACCTCCACAACGGCTCGCTCCTGGCGCACCACCGCTATGGCTGCGGCTTGGGGTACGCACCTGTCGTCTACTacagcctgctgctgtgcctcgGGCTGCCGG CAAACATCTTGACAGTCATCATCCTCTCTCAGCTTGTAGCTCGCAGGCAGAAGTCCTCCTATAATTACCTTCTAGCTCTAGCTGCTGCTGACATCCTGGTTCTCTTCTTCATCGTCTTTGTTGACTTCCTCATGGAAGACTTCATCTTAAACAAACAGATGCCTCAGGTACTGGACAAAATAATTGAGGTGTTGGAATTTTCTTCCATCCACACGTCGATTTGGATCACGGTCCCGTTGACCATAGACAGGTACATCGCCGTGTGCCACCCCCTCAAGTACCACACGGTCTCCTACCCTGCCCGTACGCGCAAGGTCATTGTCAGTGTCTACATCACCTGCTTTCTGACCAGCATCCCCTACTACTGGTGGCCCAACATCTGGATTGAAGACTACATCAGCACGTCCATGCACCACGTCCTCATCTGGGTCCACTGCTTCACCGTGTACTTGGTGCCCTGCTCCATCTTCTTCATCCTCAATTCCATCATCGTGTACAAGCTGCGGCGGAAGAGCAATTTCCGCCTGCGCGGGTACTCCACAGGGAAAACAACAGCCATTTTGTTTACTATAACTTCTATTTTTGCCATTCTGTGGGCGCCAAGAATAATCATGATACTGTATCACCTCTACGTGTCTCCTATAAACAACAGCTGGGTGGTCCATATTGTGTCGGACATCGCCAATATGCTGGCGCTGCTGAACACTGcaattaatttcttcctctaCTGTTTTATTAGCAAAAGATTTCGCACAATGGCAGCTGCCACCTTGAAAGCCTTCTTTAAGTGTCAGAAGCAACCTGTGCAATTCTATACAAACCATAACTTTTCCATAACAAGCAGCCCTTGGATTTCCCCAGCCAACTCTCACTGCATCAAAATGCTTGTTTACCAGTATGATAAGAATGGAAAGCCTATAAAAATATCACCATGA